A window of the Brassica napus cultivar Da-Ae chromosome C5, Da-Ae, whole genome shotgun sequence genome harbors these coding sequences:
- the LOC106377173 gene encoding xylan glycosyltransferase MUCI21-like isoform X2: MMRQNLKKVEHIKQDESMKMFPYAFGLNNSSGNSAKRPKPKLVYLLLFTLVSSCFVFAPHLFYFPYPSALFLIDSSIKEIKNQVSQNITEPPKPSKPEESISCDRTGYRSDICFMKGDIRTHSPSSSIFLYTSSDDHVSQEIIKPYTRKWETSIMDTIGELKLVKLSGDKHSCQVTHEVPAVLFSTGGYTGNLYHEFNDGLIPLFITSKRYNRKVVFVIAEYHKWWEMKYGDVISQLSDYPLIDFTKDKRTHCFKEAIVGLKIHGELTVDPSQMQDDRTTITEFKNLLDQAYRPRINVLDAAEERRFKGKAAKRRNAKKPKLALFSRTGSRAITNEDQMVKLAQRIGFQVEVLRPDKTTELAKIYRVLNSSTVMVGVHGAAMTHFLFMKPGGVFIQIIPLGTDWAAETYYGEPAKKLGLDYIGYKILPRESSLYEQYDKNDPILRDPRSITQKGWQFTKGIYLTKQQVRLDLRRFKKILSDAYAKSNR; this comes from the exons ATGATGAGACAGAATCTGAAAAAAGTTGAACACATCAAACAAGACGAGTCTATGAAGATGTTTCCTTATGCCTTCGGTTTGAATAATTCTTCTGGGAACAGCGCAAAGAGACCTAAGCCTAAGCTtgtatatcttcttctcttcacacTTGTCTCAAGTTGTTTTGTCTTTGCTCCTCACCTCTTTTACTTCCCTTACCCCTCTGCTCTCTTTCTCATCG ATTCTTCAATAAAAGAGATTAAAAACCAGGTTTCACAGAACATTACAGAACCTCCCAAACCGTCAAAACCTG AAGAGAGCATATCATGTGACAGAACCGGTTACCGTTCAGACATATGTTTCATGAAAGGAGACATCAGAACACACTCTCCTTCTTCCTCCATCTTCCTCTACACCTCCAGTGATGACCATGTCTCCCAAGAAATAATCAAACCATACACAAGAAAGTGGGAAACTAGTATTATGGATACCATCGGTGAGCTGAAACTTGTGAAGCTTTCCGGCGATAAGCATAGCTGCCAAGTCACCCATGAAGTACCCGCCGTGCTATTCTCCACCGGAGGATACACCGGAAACCTCTACCATGAGTTCAACGACGGGCTCATACCTTTGTTTATAACATCTAAACGTTACAACAGAAAGGTTGTCTTTGTGATTGCTGAGTATCACAAGTGGTGGGAGATGAAGTATGGAGATGTTATCTCTCAGCTCTCTGATTATCCTCTCATTGATTTCACCAAAGACAAGAGAACTCACTGCTTCAAGGAAGCTATCGTTGGTCTTAAGATCCATGGTGAGTTAACTGTGGATCCTTCTCAGATGCAAGACGATAGAACAACTATCACTGAGTTCAAGAACCTACTTGATCAAGCTTATAGACCAAGAATCAACGTACTGGACGCTGCAGAGGAGCGTCGGTTCAAGGGAAAAGCAGCAAAGAGAAGAAACGCTAAGAAGCCTAAGCTAGCTTTGTTCTCAAGAACCGGGTCTCGAGCCATAACAAACGAAGACCAGATGGTGAAACTGGCTCAGAGGATTGGGTTTCAAGTGGAGGTTTTGAGACCTGACAAAACAACAGAACTAGCAAAGATCTACAGAGTTCTCAACTCAAGCACAGTCATGGTTGGGGTGCATGGAGCAGCAATGACTCATTTTCTGTTCATGAAACCTGGAGGTGTCTTTATTCAGATCATTCCACTAGGGACAGATTGGGCAGCAGAGACGTATTACGGAGAACCGGCAAAGAAGCTTGGTCTAGACTACATTGGTTATAAGATTCTTCCAAGAGAGAGCTCACTGTATGAACAATATGATAAAAATGATCCAATCCTAAGAGATCCAAGAAGCATCACTCAGAAAGGATGGCAGTTCACAAAGGGGATATACTTAACCAAACAGCAAGTGAGGTTAGATCTGAggagattcaagaagattttgAGTGATGCTTATGCAAAATCAAATAGATGA
- the LOC106377173 gene encoding xylan glycosyltransferase MUCI21-like isoform X1, whose product MMRQNLKKVEHIKQDESMKMFPYAFGLNNSSGNSAKRPKPKLVYLLLFTLVSSCFVFAPHLFYFPYPSALFLIDSSIKEIEDRVSQNITEPPKPSKNDSSIKEIKNQVSQNITEPPKPSKPEESISCDRTGYRSDICFMKGDIRTHSPSSSIFLYTSSDDHVSQEIIKPYTRKWETSIMDTIGELKLVKLSGDKHSCQVTHEVPAVLFSTGGYTGNLYHEFNDGLIPLFITSKRYNRKVVFVIAEYHKWWEMKYGDVISQLSDYPLIDFTKDKRTHCFKEAIVGLKIHGELTVDPSQMQDDRTTITEFKNLLDQAYRPRINVLDAAEERRFKGKAAKRRNAKKPKLALFSRTGSRAITNEDQMVKLAQRIGFQVEVLRPDKTTELAKIYRVLNSSTVMVGVHGAAMTHFLFMKPGGVFIQIIPLGTDWAAETYYGEPAKKLGLDYIGYKILPRESSLYEQYDKNDPILRDPRSITQKGWQFTKGIYLTKQQVRLDLRRFKKILSDAYAKSNR is encoded by the exons ATGATGAGACAGAATCTGAAAAAAGTTGAACACATCAAACAAGACGAGTCTATGAAGATGTTTCCTTATGCCTTCGGTTTGAATAATTCTTCTGGGAACAGCGCAAAGAGACCTAAGCCTAAGCTtgtatatcttcttctcttcacacTTGTCTCAAGTTGTTTTGTCTTTGCTCCTCACCTCTTTTACTTCCCTTACCCCTCTGCTCTCTTTCTCATCG ATTCTTCAATAAAAGAGATTGAAGATAGAGTTTCACAGAACATTACTGAACCTCCCAAACCGTCTAAAAATG ATTCTTCAATAAAAGAGATTAAAAACCAGGTTTCACAGAACATTACAGAACCTCCCAAACCGTCAAAACCTG AAGAGAGCATATCATGTGACAGAACCGGTTACCGTTCAGACATATGTTTCATGAAAGGAGACATCAGAACACACTCTCCTTCTTCCTCCATCTTCCTCTACACCTCCAGTGATGACCATGTCTCCCAAGAAATAATCAAACCATACACAAGAAAGTGGGAAACTAGTATTATGGATACCATCGGTGAGCTGAAACTTGTGAAGCTTTCCGGCGATAAGCATAGCTGCCAAGTCACCCATGAAGTACCCGCCGTGCTATTCTCCACCGGAGGATACACCGGAAACCTCTACCATGAGTTCAACGACGGGCTCATACCTTTGTTTATAACATCTAAACGTTACAACAGAAAGGTTGTCTTTGTGATTGCTGAGTATCACAAGTGGTGGGAGATGAAGTATGGAGATGTTATCTCTCAGCTCTCTGATTATCCTCTCATTGATTTCACCAAAGACAAGAGAACTCACTGCTTCAAGGAAGCTATCGTTGGTCTTAAGATCCATGGTGAGTTAACTGTGGATCCTTCTCAGATGCAAGACGATAGAACAACTATCACTGAGTTCAAGAACCTACTTGATCAAGCTTATAGACCAAGAATCAACGTACTGGACGCTGCAGAGGAGCGTCGGTTCAAGGGAAAAGCAGCAAAGAGAAGAAACGCTAAGAAGCCTAAGCTAGCTTTGTTCTCAAGAACCGGGTCTCGAGCCATAACAAACGAAGACCAGATGGTGAAACTGGCTCAGAGGATTGGGTTTCAAGTGGAGGTTTTGAGACCTGACAAAACAACAGAACTAGCAAAGATCTACAGAGTTCTCAACTCAAGCACAGTCATGGTTGGGGTGCATGGAGCAGCAATGACTCATTTTCTGTTCATGAAACCTGGAGGTGTCTTTATTCAGATCATTCCACTAGGGACAGATTGGGCAGCAGAGACGTATTACGGAGAACCGGCAAAGAAGCTTGGTCTAGACTACATTGGTTATAAGATTCTTCCAAGAGAGAGCTCACTGTATGAACAATATGATAAAAATGATCCAATCCTAAGAGATCCAAGAAGCATCACTCAGAAAGGATGGCAGTTCACAAAGGGGATATACTTAACCAAACAGCAAGTGAGGTTAGATCTGAggagattcaagaagattttgAGTGATGCTTATGCAAAATCAAATAGATGA
- the LOC106377173 gene encoding xylan glycosyltransferase MUCI21-like isoform X3, whose translation MMRQNLKKVEHIKQDESMKMFPYAFGLNNSSGNSAKRPKPKLVYLLLFTLVSSCFVFAPHLFYFPYPSALFLIDSSIKEIEDRVSQNITEPPKPSKNEESISCDRTGYRSDICFMKGDIRTHSPSSSIFLYTSSDDHVSQEIIKPYTRKWETSIMDTIGELKLVKLSGDKHSCQVTHEVPAVLFSTGGYTGNLYHEFNDGLIPLFITSKRYNRKVVFVIAEYHKWWEMKYGDVISQLSDYPLIDFTKDKRTHCFKEAIVGLKIHGELTVDPSQMQDDRTTITEFKNLLDQAYRPRINVLDAAEERRFKGKAAKRRNAKKPKLALFSRTGSRAITNEDQMVKLAQRIGFQVEVLRPDKTTELAKIYRVLNSSTVMVGVHGAAMTHFLFMKPGGVFIQIIPLGTDWAAETYYGEPAKKLGLDYIGYKILPRESSLYEQYDKNDPILRDPRSITQKGWQFTKGIYLTKQQVRLDLRRFKKILSDAYAKSNR comes from the exons ATGATGAGACAGAATCTGAAAAAAGTTGAACACATCAAACAAGACGAGTCTATGAAGATGTTTCCTTATGCCTTCGGTTTGAATAATTCTTCTGGGAACAGCGCAAAGAGACCTAAGCCTAAGCTtgtatatcttcttctcttcacacTTGTCTCAAGTTGTTTTGTCTTTGCTCCTCACCTCTTTTACTTCCCTTACCCCTCTGCTCTCTTTCTCATCG ATTCTTCAATAAAAGAGATTGAAGATAGAGTTTCACAGAACATTACTGAACCTCCCAAACCGTCTAAAAATG AAGAGAGCATATCATGTGACAGAACCGGTTACCGTTCAGACATATGTTTCATGAAAGGAGACATCAGAACACACTCTCCTTCTTCCTCCATCTTCCTCTACACCTCCAGTGATGACCATGTCTCCCAAGAAATAATCAAACCATACACAAGAAAGTGGGAAACTAGTATTATGGATACCATCGGTGAGCTGAAACTTGTGAAGCTTTCCGGCGATAAGCATAGCTGCCAAGTCACCCATGAAGTACCCGCCGTGCTATTCTCCACCGGAGGATACACCGGAAACCTCTACCATGAGTTCAACGACGGGCTCATACCTTTGTTTATAACATCTAAACGTTACAACAGAAAGGTTGTCTTTGTGATTGCTGAGTATCACAAGTGGTGGGAGATGAAGTATGGAGATGTTATCTCTCAGCTCTCTGATTATCCTCTCATTGATTTCACCAAAGACAAGAGAACTCACTGCTTCAAGGAAGCTATCGTTGGTCTTAAGATCCATGGTGAGTTAACTGTGGATCCTTCTCAGATGCAAGACGATAGAACAACTATCACTGAGTTCAAGAACCTACTTGATCAAGCTTATAGACCAAGAATCAACGTACTGGACGCTGCAGAGGAGCGTCGGTTCAAGGGAAAAGCAGCAAAGAGAAGAAACGCTAAGAAGCCTAAGCTAGCTTTGTTCTCAAGAACCGGGTCTCGAGCCATAACAAACGAAGACCAGATGGTGAAACTGGCTCAGAGGATTGGGTTTCAAGTGGAGGTTTTGAGACCTGACAAAACAACAGAACTAGCAAAGATCTACAGAGTTCTCAACTCAAGCACAGTCATGGTTGGGGTGCATGGAGCAGCAATGACTCATTTTCTGTTCATGAAACCTGGAGGTGTCTTTATTCAGATCATTCCACTAGGGACAGATTGGGCAGCAGAGACGTATTACGGAGAACCGGCAAAGAAGCTTGGTCTAGACTACATTGGTTATAAGATTCTTCCAAGAGAGAGCTCACTGTATGAACAATATGATAAAAATGATCCAATCCTAAGAGATCCAAGAAGCATCACTCAGAAAGGATGGCAGTTCACAAAGGGGATATACTTAACCAAACAGCAAGTGAGGTTAGATCTGAggagattcaagaagattttgAGTGATGCTTATGCAAAATCAAATAGATGA